Proteins from one Candidatus Parcubacteria bacterium genomic window:
- a CDS encoding SIMPL domain-containing protein (The SIMPL domain is named for its presence in mouse protein SIMPL (signalling molecule that associates with mouse pelle-like kinase). Bacterial member BP26, from Brucella, was shown to assemble into a channel-like structure, while YggE from E. coli has been associated with resistance to oxidative stress.): protein MNQNHSKKIEKHKSLFPALLLVLVLLLTALFFSTVVDIQNKIKQGKYIGQEIETKNTITVSDKGEVYAKPDLALAVFSVKNEAKTVAKAMKENTEKMNAVIDFVKNQGVEEKDLKTINFNIYPRYEWQKTETYPYPEGRRVLVGYEVQQSLQVKIRNMEKIGDIIQGATDAGANQVNNLQFTIDNQDELKKQAREQAIEKAKTKAMELASQLDVNLVRITHFSEASVFPRYYGLDKAVGMGLAEEAPSPQIETGENKIEVTVTITYEIN, encoded by the coding sequence ATGAACCAAAATCATTCTAAAAAAATTGAAAAACACAAAAGTTTGTTTCCTGCGCTCTTGTTGGTTTTAGTGCTTCTTTTAACTGCTTTGTTTTTTTCTACTGTGGTTGATATCCAAAACAAGATTAAGCAGGGGAAATATATCGGCCAGGAAATTGAAACAAAGAATACCATTACTGTTTCTGATAAAGGCGAGGTATATGCCAAGCCGGATTTGGCTTTAGCTGTTTTTTCTGTGAAGAACGAAGCAAAAACAGTGGCAAAAGCGATGAAAGAAAACACAGAGAAAATGAATGCTGTTATTGATTTTGTTAAGAATCAGGGAGTTGAAGAAAAGGATTTAAAGACAATTAATTTTAATATCTATCCTCGCTATGAATGGCAAAAAACAGAAACCTATCCTTATCCTGAAGGAAGGAGAGTATTAGTAGGATACGAAGTTCAGCAATCGCTTCAAGTAAAAATCAGGAATATGGAAAAAATAGGGGATATTATTCAAGGAGCAACTGATGCTGGCGCGAATCAGGTTAATAATTTGCAGTTTACTATTGATAATCAAGACGAACTTAAAAAGCAGGCAAGAGAGCAGGCAATTGAAAAAGCAAAAACCAAAGCCATGGAATTAGCTTCGCAATTAGACGTTAATTTGGTAAGGATTACTCATTTCAGCGAAGCCAGTGTTTTCCCGCGATATTACGGTTTAGACAAAGCAGTTGGAATGGGGCTGGCTGAGGAAGCGCCATCGCCTCAAATAGAAACAGGAGAAAATAAAATAGAAGTGACAGTGACCATTACCTACGAGATTAATTAA